A region of Nostoc sp. 'Peltigera membranacea cyanobiont' N6 DNA encodes the following proteins:
- a CDS encoding DUF6888 family protein — translation MFELQLGKPQDVCTIVRLDERTGNIFILSGNEIEILISRDGNWRYL, via the coding sequence ATGTTCGAGTTGCAGCTTGGTAAACCACAAGATGTTTGCACGATAGTTCGTCTAGATGAGCGCACTGGAAACATATTCATCTTATCTGGCAATGAAATAGAAATTTTAATTAGTCGCGATGGAAATTGGCGATATTTATGA